Genomic segment of Iocasia fonsfrigidae:
AAATGATAAATAAGGTTCAGGAAGAGATTGCAGCAGTTAAGGTCCAACAGAAAGAACTAAGTAATCTTAGTCTGCGCCGGGAGAAAAGTAGGAAATCAAATAATAAAATCAAACTGAACCAAGCCGAGAGGAAGATACTGGGCTTTTTTGATGGTAATAATAATCTGGAGGAGATAAATTCTGAATATAGGTTTATTACTACTGAAAAAATTCCTTCTGGACAAACAAATGCAGCAGGGAAGGCCTGGGATGCTGTCCGTAAATCATTCAGCGGCAGGGATTGTATTGCTTACTGGAGATATCCGATTTTCTCTAAAAGGGGTGAAAATAGAGAAGAACCGGATATACTAATTGCTGATAAGGAGTTTGGCCTGATAGTTCTTGAAATAGAGGGATATCAGCTTGATGATATAGCTGAAGTAACAGCAGATAACTGGCAGTTTAAAAAAACTGAAAGTAATGACTGCCCACCCTACAAGGTAGAGGACCAGCTTTATGCGGTCAAAGGCCTTTGTCAGAGTGATAGAACATTGAGGAGAATAAGTGGTAGGGCTGCAGTGGTCTTGCCCAATATTACTAAAAAAGAGTGGCAGAAGAAAGGTTATCCTGTAGACCATATAATCTTTGCTGAGGGACTGGGCAGGAAAAGCCTTTTTAAGGAACTGGCTGCTCTGACCCCAGCCTTCGGTAATGGTGAATTAAATAATGAACAGTGGCAGAATCTTTTACTGGTTTTAAGTGGACAAAATACCTTTGGGGAAGAAACTGCTGGAGGAGAGCAGGATGCTAAGACCAGAGGTGGTGTCAAGGAGTTAATTAAGGAAAAGCTCTTTGAGGTAGATCTGCAGCAGGAGTTTATCGGTAAGACGATTCCTCCAGGACCACAGCGTATCAGGGGGATAGCTGGTTCTGGTAAAACAGTTCTTTTGTGTCAGAAGGCTGCCCATATGTATTTAAAACACCCTGATTGGAAGATAGCCCTGGTCTTTTTTACAAGGAGTTTGTATGACAGTACCAAACGGGAAGTGGATAAATGGCTGAGGAGATTTAGTAATGGTGAGCTGGGTTATGATTCTATCAGTAGTGACAGGCTGCAGGTGCTTCATGCCTGGGGGGCTAAAGACCAGCCTGGATTTTACCGGACAATCTGTAGGCAGCACAGGGTAAAACCCCTTACGGCTACCCATCAGGCCCTTGGTGAGGGAGAGCCAAATGAAAGGTTGATTAAAGCCTGTAAACTACTTCTGGAAGGGGTTGAAGAGATTAAGCCTATTTATGATGCTGTATTAATAGACGAGGCCCAGGACCTGATTGTTGATAATGGGGATTTAAAATATGAGGATAAACAGCCATTTTACTGGCTGGCCTATCAGTCTTTAAAACCAGTTGGTGATAAAAAGAAAAAAAGATTAATTTGGGCTTATGATGAGGCCCAGAGTCTAAATTCACTTAATATTCCAAGTGCCCCGGAACTTTTTGGTCAGGGGCCGGAGTTTAAAAGAATGGTAAGTGGGTTTCATGAAGGTGGCATCAGAAAAAGTGAGATTATGAATAAGTGTTACCGGACACCTGGGCCGGTGTTAACAGCTGCCCATGCTATTGGAATGGGGCTTTTAAGGCCTGGTGGAATGCTAAGGGGGTATACTACCCAGGAGGACTGGGAAAATATTGGTTATGAGGTACTGGAAGGTAGCTTTAACCCAGTAGGTCAGAAGGTTGTTTTACACAGGCCAGCAGAAATGACACCAAAT
This window contains:
- a CDS encoding DEAD/DEAH box helicase; this translates as MKSNFSFLADKWETLSELGKMAEGNLYKDPNTTIVKLRMFAEQMIEYIFAYDQLEKPEEDSLFNKLKLLEREGLIVDDIAAIFHKLRLEGNKAVHESYDSLETAKALLLAAYKTAIWFMQVYGDWDFEGGDFIFPEKDYQSNDKLAEMQQRYEEMINKVQEEIAAVKVQQKELSNLSLRREKSRKSNNKIKLNQAERKILGFFDGNNNLEEINSEYRFITTEKIPSGQTNAAGKAWDAVRKSFSGRDCIAYWRYPIFSKRGENREEPDILIADKEFGLIVLEIEGYQLDDIAEVTADNWQFKKTESNDCPPYKVEDQLYAVKGLCQSDRTLRRISGRAAVVLPNITKKEWQKKGYPVDHIIFAEGLGRKSLFKELAALTPAFGNGELNNEQWQNLLLVLSGQNTFGEETAGGEQDAKTRGGVKELIKEKLFEVDLQQEFIGKTIPPGPQRIRGIAGSGKTVLLCQKAAHMYLKHPDWKIALVFFTRSLYDSTKREVDKWLRRFSNGELGYDSISSDRLQVLHAWGAKDQPGFYRTICRQHRVKPLTATHQALGEGEPNERLIKACKLLLEGVEEIKPIYDAVLIDEAQDLIVDNGDLKYEDKQPFYWLAYQSLKPVGDKKKKRLIWAYDEAQSLNSLNIPSAPELFGQGPEFKRMVSGFHEGGIRKSEIMNKCYRTPGPVLTAAHAIGMGLLRPGGMLRGYTTQEDWENIGYEVLEGSFNPVGQKVVLHRPAEMTPNRVPEIWDGKVIEFNNYSNRHEELTELAQKIKYNIEVDGLNPSRDILVIALGNIQESYRLKVAVARAIKQAGIDIYIPKALNNNVYYPKYPEIDPNRFWNKGGVTICNTYRAKGNEAYMVYVIGLDQVAAAEDNFALRNQLFVALTRTKGWLNVSGVGEFSLYKEFREVLASGNRFEFIFQRPLSRR